A portion of the Magnetococcales bacterium genome contains these proteins:
- the tgt gene encoding tRNA guanosine(34) transglycosylase Tgt, whose protein sequence is MVTFRFDLLHTDPTGARRGRLWTRHGVVETPVFMPVGTLAAVKTVDPTELTEMQVQIILANTYHLYLRPGHATVAKLGGLHRFMGWHGPILTDSGGFQVFSLGALRTIAEEGVTFRSHLDGSACFLSPESVMTIQEALGSDIMMQFDECPPYPAERDYVARSMELSLRWGERCLAARSPEGGALFGIVQGGMHADLRRASAAALTEMAFDGYAMGGLSVGEPKEMMLEVLSYLPELLPAHKPRYLMGVGKPGDLVAAVARGVDMFDCVMPTRNARNGQLFVHDGVMNIKRAEYREDPNPVDPTCGCHACRHYSRAYLHHLFRNHEILGLRLMTLHNLHYYTDLMACMRLAIADGSFAAFQAGFRGAG, encoded by the coding sequence ATGGTCACCTTTCGATTCGATCTGTTGCACACCGATCCAACAGGTGCCCGTCGAGGTCGGCTGTGGACCCGTCACGGGGTGGTGGAGACCCCCGTTTTCATGCCCGTGGGGACTCTGGCTGCTGTCAAAACCGTGGATCCGACCGAGTTGACGGAGATGCAGGTCCAGATCATCCTGGCCAACACCTACCATCTCTATCTGCGGCCAGGGCATGCGACTGTTGCCAAATTGGGTGGTTTGCACCGTTTCATGGGATGGCACGGTCCCATACTGACGGATTCCGGCGGGTTTCAGGTGTTCAGTCTGGGGGCTTTGCGCACCATCGCCGAGGAGGGGGTCACCTTTCGTTCCCATCTGGATGGATCGGCCTGTTTTTTGTCGCCGGAGAGTGTCATGACCATCCAGGAGGCTCTGGGGAGCGACATCATGATGCAGTTTGATGAGTGCCCCCCCTATCCGGCTGAGAGGGACTATGTAGCCCGTTCCATGGAGCTGTCGCTGCGTTGGGGAGAACGTTGTCTGGCCGCCCGCAGCCCTGAAGGCGGCGCCTTGTTCGGTATTGTCCAGGGCGGCATGCATGCTGACCTGCGTCGGGCTTCTGCGGCTGCCCTGACGGAGATGGCTTTCGATGGTTATGCCATGGGTGGTCTTTCGGTTGGCGAGCCCAAGGAGATGATGTTGGAGGTTCTCTCCTATTTGCCGGAGCTGCTTCCTGCCCATAAACCCCGCTATCTGATGGGCGTTGGCAAGCCCGGTGATCTGGTGGCCGCCGTGGCCCGGGGTGTTGACATGTTCGACTGCGTCATGCCCACCCGCAACGCCCGCAACGGACAACTTTTTGTCCACGACGGGGTCATGAACATCAAACGGGCCGAGTATCGCGAGGATCCCAACCCGGTGGATCCGACTTGTGGTTGCCATGCCTGCCGTCATTACAGCCGGGCCTACCTGCATCATCTTTTCCGCAACCACGAAATATTGGGCTTGCGTCTTATGACCCTGCACAATCTTCACTATTATACGGATTTGATGGCCTGTATGCGCTTGGCCATTGCAGATGGCAGCTTTGCCGCTTTTCAGGCCGGGTTTCGGGGGGCAGGGTGA
- the queA gene encoding tRNA preQ1(34) S-adenosylmethionine ribosyltransferase-isomerase QueA, translating to MGVSKGDPCWRLEDFDYTLPRERIAQTPAEPRDAARLLVSHPHGMEDRIFQDLVTCLQPGDLLVQNDTQVLPARLVGRRVSGGRVEILLLRPETSPGTWQALLGANKPIRPGWRIEIAPEFQVEVLERLPGCFRVHLETPGEIMTTLARHGQIPLPPYIASAGQEIDRLRYQTMFASQPGAVAAPTAGLHFTMALLARLEKSGIGVVRLTLHVGPGTFQPVRVRDLRQHVMHREWCQLPPAVVERIQATRARGGRVIAVGTTTVRTLESAVDERGELRPFTGETALFILPGFRFRVVDAMITNFHLPRSTLLMLVAAFVGKTRLERIYAHAIAQGYRFYSYGDACLLFPETTSQT from the coding sequence ATGGGTGTGTCGAAAGGGGATCCATGTTGGCGACTGGAAGATTTTGACTATACCCTGCCCAGAGAGCGCATTGCCCAGACCCCTGCCGAGCCGCGCGATGCAGCCCGTTTGCTGGTTAGCCATCCCCACGGCATGGAGGATCGCATCTTTCAAGATCTTGTCACCTGTTTGCAGCCAGGTGATCTGTTGGTCCAAAACGACACGCAGGTTTTGCCGGCACGTCTTGTGGGGCGGCGTGTTTCCGGTGGTCGGGTGGAGATTTTGCTGCTACGGCCTGAAACATCCCCCGGTACGTGGCAGGCCCTGCTGGGGGCCAACAAGCCGATTCGTCCGGGATGGCGGATCGAGATCGCCCCCGAATTCCAGGTCGAAGTCCTGGAGCGTCTGCCAGGATGTTTTCGGGTTCATCTGGAGACGCCGGGGGAGATCATGACGACTCTGGCCCGGCATGGTCAGATACCTCTGCCTCCCTACATTGCCTCGGCTGGTCAGGAGATCGATCGGTTGCGTTACCAGACCATGTTTGCTTCTCAGCCCGGGGCGGTTGCGGCGCCCACAGCCGGTCTGCATTTTACCATGGCGCTCCTCGCTCGTCTGGAGAAATCCGGCATTGGCGTCGTGCGACTGACACTGCATGTCGGGCCGGGTACCTTTCAACCGGTGCGGGTTCGTGATCTGCGTCAGCACGTCATGCATCGGGAGTGGTGTCAACTTCCACCCGCCGTGGTCGAGCGTATTCAGGCGACCCGGGCTCGGGGGGGGCGGGTCATCGCCGTGGGAACCACCACGGTGCGCACCCTGGAAAGCGCGGTGGATGAGCGGGGGGAGTTGCGACCTTTTACGGGCGAGACGGCTCTTTTTATTCTGCCCGGGTTTCGTTTTCGTGTGGTGGATGCCATGATCACCAACTTTCATCTGCCCCGTTCCACTCTGCTTATGTTGGTGGCGGCTTTTGTGGGCAAAACGCGCTTGGAGCGGATCTATGCCCATGCCATCGCCCAGGGGTACCGTTTTTACTCTTATGGCGATGCTTGCCTGCTCTTTCCAGAGACGACGAGCCAAACATGA
- a CDS encoding AmpG family muropeptide MFS transporter, producing MTTRWNLWDRTWELYGHPRVVAIFFLGFSSGLPLALTFGTLSLWLTEAGIAKSTIGLFALASAPYTVKFLWSPLLDRLPLPLFTDRWGQRRGWALCIQIFLALAIFGLGCADPAHDPRLTGLFALLVAFLSASQDIVIDAYRVESLDKSQYGAGAAMIVMGYRVGMLVSGAGALYLATFFGWFVTYAVMAACMGVGIITLLVNPEPERPPEPLTRQREQKIDSFLTHHFAGQSWLATVLRWLSVAVVAPLADFVARQRWFAILMFILLYKFGEALAGVMSGPFYLDLNFSKIEIANVSKIFGLIATLVGSVLGGLVVHRRGIMASLLFCGLLQMVSTLAFVWLAYAGHDITILAASIAIENLSGGMGTAALVAYLSSLCNVSYTATQYALLSSFMAFGRTILASWGGFLAERMSWSQFFLLSTVAALPGLLLLLWLTKQPPLATKMTQHEVTP from the coding sequence ATGACAACGAGGTGGAACCTGTGGGATCGGACCTGGGAGCTCTATGGTCATCCGCGGGTGGTGGCTATTTTTTTTCTGGGATTTTCCAGTGGCCTGCCCCTGGCCCTGACCTTTGGCACGCTCTCCCTGTGGTTGACGGAGGCCGGCATCGCCAAATCCACGATCGGCCTGTTTGCCCTGGCAAGCGCCCCTTACACAGTCAAATTTCTTTGGTCCCCCCTGCTGGACCGCCTGCCTCTCCCCTTGTTCACCGACCGATGGGGACAACGCCGGGGATGGGCGTTGTGCATTCAAATCTTCCTTGCCCTGGCCATCTTTGGCCTGGGATGCGCCGATCCCGCTCATGATCCCCGCCTGACGGGCCTGTTTGCCCTGTTGGTCGCCTTTCTCTCCGCCAGCCAGGATATCGTCATCGATGCCTATCGGGTGGAGAGCCTCGACAAGTCCCAATATGGGGCCGGGGCCGCCATGATCGTCATGGGCTACCGCGTGGGCATGCTGGTCTCCGGAGCAGGCGCACTCTATCTGGCAACTTTCTTTGGCTGGTTCGTCACTTATGCAGTCATGGCAGCCTGCATGGGGGTCGGTATCATCACGCTCCTGGTCAACCCCGAACCCGAACGCCCCCCAGAACCCCTGACCCGCCAACGAGAACAAAAAATCGACTCCTTCCTCACCCACCACTTTGCCGGACAAAGCTGGCTGGCGACCGTCTTGCGCTGGCTTTCCGTGGCCGTGGTGGCCCCATTGGCTGACTTTGTGGCCCGACAACGCTGGTTTGCCATCCTGATGTTCATCCTCCTCTACAAATTCGGCGAGGCCCTGGCCGGGGTGATGTCCGGGCCGTTTTATCTCGACCTGAATTTCTCCAAAATCGAGATCGCCAACGTAAGCAAAATTTTTGGCTTGATCGCAACCCTCGTTGGTTCCGTTCTCGGTGGGCTTGTCGTCCATCGGCGCGGCATCATGGCTTCCCTGCTCTTCTGTGGCCTCCTACAAATGGTCTCCACCCTGGCATTTGTCTGGTTGGCCTACGCGGGTCATGACATCACCATCCTGGCAGCCTCCATTGCCATCGAAAATTTGAGCGGCGGCATGGGAACCGCCGCCCTGGTGGCCTACCTCTCCAGCCTGTGCAACGTGTCATACACAGCAACCCAGTACGCTTTACTGTCGTCGTTCATGGCCTTTGGTCGCACAATCCTCGCCTCATGGGGAGGGTTCCTCGCGGAACGGATGAGCTGGAGCCAATTCTTTCTCTTGTCGACTGTAGCCGCCCTGCCAGGCCTGTTGCTCCTGCTGTGGCTGACAAAACAGCCCCCGTTGGCAACAAAAATGACGCAACACGAGGTAACCCCATGA
- the ppk2 gene encoding polyphosphate kinase 2 produces MPNNFEHGNNKEDNEGTDQAEKEGKKKKKDKKSNKKKYLKYHKESADKGKDISTGLFEKEMGKLQVELVKLQEWIRQKGLRVVVIFEGRDAAGKGGVIKRIMERLNPRIVKVVALGTPSTREKNQWYFQRYVPHLPTSGEMVMFDRSWYNRAGVERVMGFCTEDEYREFLRSCPEFERMLTRSGIILIKYWFSVSDDVQEKRFQDRVKDPRKRWKLSDMDMESRNRWVEYSRAKDEMFAHTDIKQAPWYVVDADCKKRARINCITHLLSMVPYKDLTPKPLKLPPRKPNEGYVRPPITDQTFVRDFNAPEGETK; encoded by the coding sequence ATGCCAAACAATTTCGAACATGGAAATAACAAAGAGGACAACGAAGGAACCGATCAAGCGGAAAAAGAGGGGAAGAAGAAAAAAAAGGATAAAAAGTCAAACAAGAAAAAATATTTGAAATATCACAAAGAATCAGCAGACAAGGGCAAGGATATTTCCACCGGTCTTTTTGAAAAAGAGATGGGCAAGCTGCAAGTGGAGTTGGTCAAACTCCAGGAGTGGATTCGACAAAAAGGTCTGCGGGTGGTGGTGATCTTCGAAGGCCGCGACGCAGCAGGCAAAGGGGGTGTCATCAAACGCATCATGGAACGGCTGAATCCGCGTATCGTCAAGGTGGTCGCCCTCGGAACACCCTCCACCCGTGAAAAAAATCAGTGGTATTTTCAACGCTACGTACCCCACCTCCCCACCAGTGGCGAGATGGTCATGTTTGACCGGAGTTGGTACAACCGCGCCGGCGTGGAACGGGTCATGGGATTTTGCACGGAAGATGAATATCGCGAGTTCCTGCGCTCCTGTCCCGAGTTCGAGCGCATGTTGACCCGGTCTGGCATCATCTTGATCAAATATTGGTTTTCAGTGAGCGATGATGTCCAGGAAAAACGTTTTCAGGATCGGGTCAAAGATCCCCGCAAACGTTGGAAACTCAGTGATATGGACATGGAGTCCCGCAACCGCTGGGTTGAATACTCCCGCGCCAAGGATGAAATGTTCGCCCACACCGACATCAAACAAGCCCCCTGGTACGTGGTGGATGCCGACTGCAAAAAAAGGGCCCGTATCAACTGCATCACCCACCTGCTCAGCATGGTCCCCTACAAAGATCTGACGCCAAAGCCACTCAAGCTGCCGCCCCGTAAACCTAATGAGGGGTATGTACGCCCACCCATCACCGACCAGACCTTCGTCAGGGATTTCAACGCCCCGGAAGGGGAAACGAAATAA
- a CDS encoding response regulator, translated as MSSKTVLVVDDSSLARMMMKNVFGQAFPDWKIVEAKDGNDGFAQAALHVVDLALIDYNMPGMNGIDLAAKLQELNKEMRIYLVTANVQEKMRQRADAMGVGFIMKPINKDKLAQAMAGKGSK; from the coding sequence ATGAGCAGCAAGACGGTTTTGGTGGTGGACGACAGCAGTCTGGCCCGCATGATGATGAAAAACGTTTTTGGCCAGGCTTTTCCTGATTGGAAGATTGTCGAGGCCAAGGATGGCAACGACGGGTTTGCACAGGCTGCCCTGCATGTCGTTGATCTGGCGCTGATCGATTACAATATGCCGGGTATGAATGGGATCGATCTGGCAGCCAAACTCCAGGAACTGAACAAGGAGATGCGCATCTATCTGGTCACGGCCAATGTTCAGGAAAAGATGCGCCAGCGTGCCGATGCCATGGGGGTCGGGTTTATCATGAAACCCATCAACAAGGACAAACTGGCGCAGGCGATGGCAGGCAAGGGCTCGAAGTAA
- a CDS encoding Hpt domain-containing protein: protein MDFWGESVGVIALDSFVILDRNVLVGLRGDLEEEFANVLEVSLQAMTERALAARDAIARQQVAFVRTAAHQIKSNSRQLGAMRVGRVAEQLEKLAATVPPPDLREWGGVLVDEVALANREILDFVASLPGEFAMPEAESVRDP, encoded by the coding sequence GTGGATTTTTGGGGGGAGAGTGTGGGTGTGATTGCCTTGGACTCTTTTGTCATTCTGGACCGGAATGTCCTTGTGGGTTTGCGGGGCGATCTGGAAGAGGAGTTTGCCAACGTCCTTGAGGTTTCTCTACAGGCCATGACAGAACGAGCGCTTGCTGCCCGGGATGCCATTGCCCGGCAACAGGTCGCTTTTGTTCGTACCGCAGCTCATCAGATCAAATCCAACAGTCGGCAGTTGGGGGCCATGCGTGTGGGCAGGGTTGCCGAGCAGTTGGAAAAGCTTGCGGCCACGGTCCCTCCTCCCGATCTTCGGGAGTGGGGGGGTGTTTTGGTCGATGAGGTTGCACTGGCCAACAGGGAGATTCTCGATTTCGTGGCCTCCTTGCCAGGGGAGTTTGCCATGCCAGAGGCAGAAAGTGTGAGGGATCCATGA
- a CDS encoding AMP-binding protein, translated as MWQDFVGLFAKKKPQHPAIIDKISNTTYTYQTLETTIQRWGSYLHAQKIGPGDRIVFLAPACVEHILLFFACAKVGAILVPLNHRLPPVELADILDLVEPQLFLGAIDPPTGQNFPYIHLASIDIYVPESPPPTHVVNDDDPMLMLFTSGSTGNPKGVLFHAAMIMANIRATVDSGVLEPDDVSIVNTPFFHTGAYHVFLLPLLSIGGTMLLFDRFDPGGVLQAVREEGITIFWAVPTMFQAIHDHPDFPTTPFSHIRCLLSGGAPLSVSLIQAYHARGVPFKQGFGLTEVGPNCFLLDTDACWQRPDSIGKPMRHSRVKVVDENDNPVGPDQTGELLLGGPHLCKGYWRNEALFQASLLEGYFRTGDLVRFDQEGFFFVVGRKKEMYISGGENVYPGEVEKHILTHPDITQAVVVAVPDPKWTEVGFLYYVGKRDVTLRELRQHLDKRLVRFKHPHHLQRLDALPLLANGKINRMGLRDMANRTMAGDASGQSHGAQMAPSA; from the coding sequence ATGTGGCAAGATTTTGTAGGTTTATTCGCAAAGAAAAAACCGCAGCACCCAGCCATCATCGATAAAATCAGCAACACCACCTATACCTATCAAACCCTGGAGACCACCATCCAACGGTGGGGAAGCTACCTGCATGCCCAAAAAATCGGTCCGGGAGACCGCATCGTCTTCCTGGCCCCGGCCTGTGTGGAACATATCCTGCTGTTTTTTGCCTGTGCCAAGGTGGGCGCCATTCTGGTGCCGTTGAATCATCGGCTCCCCCCTGTGGAACTGGCCGACATTCTCGATCTGGTCGAGCCACAACTGTTTCTGGGCGCCATCGACCCTCCAACCGGGCAAAATTTCCCCTATATCCACCTGGCTTCGATCGACATCTATGTCCCGGAATCTCCACCTCCGACGCATGTCGTGAACGATGACGACCCCATGCTGATGCTCTTCACCTCCGGTTCGACGGGAAACCCCAAGGGCGTTTTGTTCCACGCCGCCATGATCATGGCCAATATTCGCGCCACCGTTGATTCAGGAGTTTTGGAACCTGACGATGTCAGTATCGTCAACACCCCATTTTTTCATACCGGAGCCTACCACGTCTTTTTGTTGCCATTGCTCTCAATCGGCGGAACAATGCTGCTGTTTGACCGTTTCGACCCGGGTGGCGTCCTGCAAGCCGTCCGGGAAGAGGGAATCACCATTTTTTGGGCGGTCCCGACCATGTTCCAAGCCATTCACGATCACCCGGATTTTCCCACAACCCCATTTTCCCATATCCGATGCCTGTTGTCGGGGGGGGCCCCTTTGAGCGTATCCCTGATCCAGGCCTACCATGCCCGGGGAGTCCCCTTCAAGCAGGGGTTCGGCCTGACCGAAGTGGGTCCAAACTGCTTTCTGCTGGATACGGATGCCTGTTGGCAACGACCGGATTCCATCGGCAAGCCCATGCGCCACTCCCGGGTCAAGGTGGTGGATGAGAACGACAACCCGGTCGGTCCCGATCAGACCGGCGAACTGCTCCTGGGTGGACCCCACCTCTGCAAAGGCTACTGGCGCAACGAAGCGCTCTTCCAGGCATCCCTCCTGGAAGGCTATTTTCGCACCGGAGATCTGGTCCGGTTCGATCAGGAAGGTTTCTTCTTTGTCGTGGGCCGAAAAAAAGAGATGTATATCTCCGGTGGCGAAAACGTCTACCCGGGAGAGGTGGAAAAACACATTCTGACCCACCCGGATATCACCCAGGCGGTCGTCGTGGCTGTTCCCGACCCCAAATGGACCGAAGTCGGTTTTCTTTACTATGTTGGCAAACGGGATGTCACCCTGAGGGAACTGCGCCAACATCTCGACAAACGTCTGGTCCGTTTCAAACACCCCCACCACCTGCAACGTCTGGATGCCCTTCCCCTGCTGGCCAACGGCAAAATCAACCGAATGGGGCTGCGCGACATGGCCAATCGCACCATGGCCGGCGACGCATCAGGGCAATCTCATGGGGCGCAGATGGCTCCATCCGCTTGA
- a CDS encoding BrnT family toxin gives MKITYDPVKRDKTLEERGLDFDDAPLVFAGQVHQLADIRHDYGEQRMICYGFLEGRLVVVGYVQRGETRHIFSMSKANEREQARYRK, from the coding sequence ATGAAGATCACCTACGACCCCGTCAAACGGGACAAGACCCTTGAAGAACGTGGTCTGGACTTTGATGACGCGCCTTTGGTGTTTGCAGGCCAAGTCCATCAACTCGCGGACATTCGACATGATTATGGGGAACAGAGAATGATATGCTATGGCTTCCTGGAGGGTCGTCTAGTCGTGGTTGGGTATGTTCAACGTGGAGAGACCCGTCACATTTTCTCGATGAGTAAGGCCAATGAACGAGAACAAGCGCGCTATCGGAAGTGA
- a CDS encoding DEAD/DEAH box helicase, whose amino-acid sequence MWSWEHPGSLSCLYRERDRVTDFTSLNLLPPIQRALQQAGYQTPTPIQEQAIPILMDGQDLLGIAQTGTGKTAAFALPILDRLAREKRQAGPRAARVLVLTPTRELAAQIHASFIAYGRHLGLTSTVIFGGVGQHAQVQAMARGVAILVATPGRLLDLYAQKHLRLDRLEVFVLDEADRMLDMGFIHDVRKVIAALPPKRQTLLFSATMPETITELANGILHHPARVEVTPQATTVERVEQKVFFVEKANKIHLLKKILAQKTADRVLIFSRTKHGANRLVEQLERANIGTSAIHSNKSQGARERALAQFRSGEIRVLVATDIAARGIDVAGVSHVINFDLPNEPESYVHRIGRTARAGREGAAISFCDATERGYLRDIERTIRQTLPVEEEHPYHADAVAKASLGVSVPARLSRGGRPSTQNKGHRQDASRRNIADSPGDRTNSPQRTAHTGKKDGSIASKILTRATAEAQSERHREEEISPRNGQRPKKRLVESNPQENRQRPSWTKTGNNGTANPRQKERSAPVTGKRERQVVSRTVP is encoded by the coding sequence ATGTGGAGTTGGGAACATCCGGGTTCCCTCTCCTGCCTTTACCGTGAAAGAGATCGTGTGACTGACTTTACTTCGCTTAATCTATTACCGCCCATCCAACGCGCCTTGCAGCAAGCCGGCTACCAAACCCCCACCCCCATCCAGGAACAGGCGATTCCCATCCTCATGGATGGACAGGATTTATTGGGTATCGCCCAGACAGGCACCGGCAAGACGGCTGCATTTGCCCTGCCTATCCTGGATCGCCTGGCACGAGAAAAACGGCAAGCCGGGCCGCGCGCTGCCCGGGTTCTGGTCCTGACACCCACCCGGGAGTTGGCGGCGCAAATCCATGCCAGCTTCATCGCCTATGGCCGTCACCTGGGGTTGACCAGTACGGTGATTTTTGGCGGCGTCGGACAACATGCCCAGGTCCAGGCCATGGCCAGGGGCGTGGCCATCCTGGTGGCCACACCCGGACGCCTGCTGGACCTGTATGCCCAGAAACACCTCCGGCTGGATCGTCTGGAAGTTTTTGTCCTGGATGAAGCAGACCGCATGCTGGATATGGGGTTCATCCACGACGTGCGCAAGGTGATCGCCGCCTTGCCCCCCAAACGTCAAACCCTTCTGTTCTCGGCAACCATGCCAGAAACCATCACCGAACTGGCCAACGGCATTCTGCACCACCCGGCACGGGTCGAGGTGACCCCTCAGGCCACCACCGTCGAACGGGTCGAACAAAAAGTGTTTTTTGTGGAAAAAGCCAATAAAATCCACCTGCTGAAAAAAATTCTCGCACAAAAAACCGCCGACCGGGTCTTGATTTTTTCCCGTACCAAACACGGCGCCAACCGATTGGTCGAACAACTGGAGCGCGCCAATATCGGCACTTCAGCCATCCACAGCAACAAGTCACAAGGAGCCCGCGAACGCGCCCTGGCACAGTTCCGGTCAGGAGAGATCCGGGTTCTCGTGGCCACCGACATCGCCGCCCGGGGCATCGACGTGGCTGGCGTGAGTCACGTCATCAATTTTGATCTGCCCAATGAACCAGAAAGTTATGTTCATCGGATCGGACGTACCGCCCGGGCTGGCCGTGAAGGGGCTGCCATCTCCTTTTGTGACGCCACCGAACGCGGATACCTCCGCGATATCGAACGCACTATTCGCCAGACCCTTCCTGTCGAGGAGGAGCACCCTTACCACGCGGATGCCGTCGCCAAAGCCTCCCTGGGCGTGTCCGTCCCAGCCCGTCTCTCCCGTGGTGGCCGCCCATCCACACAAAACAAGGGACATCGGCAGGACGCTTCCCGCCGCAACATCGCCGACTCCCCCGGAGACCGCACCAACTCCCCTCAACGCACAGCACACACCGGAAAAAAAGATGGCTCGATCGCCAGCAAAATTTTGACCCGGGCCACCGCTGAGGCACAATCCGAACGCCATCGGGAGGAGGAGATATCACCCCGGAATGGGCAAAGACCAAAAAAACGTTTGGTCGAAAGCAACCCGCAAGAAAACCGCCAACGTCCCTCCTGGACAAAAACCGGCAACAACGGAACCGCAAATCCCAGACAAAAAGAACGTTCCGCTCCGGTGACCGGCAAAAGGGAACGCCAGGTTGTCTCAAGAACAGTCCCTTGA
- a CDS encoding DUF485 domain-containing protein, producing the protein MTEERGLETAQFDRILANPKYHELVTKRRRFAWLLSIVMLILYYTFILLIAFRPEILAAPFGVGIITVGIPVGAGIIVAAFILTWIYIVRANGLFDKLTSEIKEMAK; encoded by the coding sequence ATGACGGAAGAACGTGGTCTTGAAACAGCGCAATTTGATCGGATCCTTGCAAATCCGAAGTATCACGAGCTGGTCACCAAACGCAGGCGTTTTGCCTGGCTCCTCTCCATCGTCATGTTGATTCTCTACTATACCTTTATCCTGCTGATTGCCTTCCGACCCGAAATTCTTGCAGCCCCCTTTGGTGTGGGGATCATTACCGTCGGAATTCCCGTCGGGGCGGGGATCATCGTTGCGGCGTTCATCCTGACCTGGATCTACATCGTGCGCGCCAATGGCTTGTTTGACAAGTTAACGAGCGAGATCAAGGAGATGGCGAAATGA
- a CDS encoding cation acetate symporter, giving the protein MLLAGTLSFIPWAAWAANVPPTPPQQKMNVTAIVMFFIFVATTLGITYWAANRTKTTKDFYAAGGGITGFQNGLAIAGDYMSAASFLGISSMVFAKGYDGLIYSIGFLVGWPIILFLMAEQLRNLGRYTFADIVSFRLQRVPMRTLSAFGTLSTITLYLIAQMVGAGQLIQTLFGLPYAYAVVCVGTLMILYVAFGGMLATTWVQIIKAVLLLSGASFIAFAALSYVQFDLERFFREAVEAIRHSPLADHKKMVAQDKNFLAPGGLVSDPISAISLGLALMFGTAGLPHILMRFFTVGNAREARKSVFYATGFIGYFYILTFIIGFGAVLLVAPNSHYMDSVKGILVGGNNMAAIHLAHATGGDLFLGFISAVAFATILAVVSGLTLSGASAVSHDIYANAICKGQADEKKEILISKIAALVIGCVAIYLGIQFEKQNVAFMVGLAFAIAASANFPILFLSIHWRGLTTRGAVIGGTLGLVSTVVMVLLSKTVWVDVFKYPAPLFPYKDPAIFSMSLAFLATWFFSITDRSERAKNEKLAYEAQLVRCETGIGSVGASKH; this is encoded by the coding sequence ATGCTCCTGGCAGGCACCCTCTCTTTCATACCTTGGGCCGCGTGGGCTGCAAACGTCCCACCAACCCCTCCCCAGCAAAAAATGAACGTGACGGCCATCGTCATGTTCTTTATTTTTGTCGCCACCACCCTGGGCATCACCTACTGGGCAGCCAACCGCACCAAAACCACGAAGGACTTTTACGCCGCCGGCGGCGGTATCACCGGATTCCAGAACGGCTTGGCCATTGCCGGCGATTACATGTCCGCTGCCTCTTTTCTGGGCATATCGAGCATGGTGTTCGCCAAAGGTTACGACGGTCTCATCTATTCGATCGGCTTTCTGGTTGGATGGCCCATCATTCTGTTTCTGATGGCCGAACAGTTGCGTAACCTGGGACGTTACACCTTCGCCGATATCGTCTCTTTTCGTTTGCAGCGCGTACCCATGCGCACGCTGTCGGCCTTTGGCACCTTGAGCACGATCACACTCTACCTGATCGCCCAGATGGTGGGCGCAGGTCAGTTGATTCAGACCCTTTTTGGCCTGCCCTATGCCTACGCCGTGGTCTGTGTAGGTACCCTGATGATCCTCTATGTGGCTTTTGGCGGCATGCTGGCCACCACCTGGGTGCAAATCATCAAGGCGGTGTTGCTGCTTTCCGGCGCTTCCTTCATCGCTTTCGCCGCACTTTCCTACGTTCAGTTCGATCTGGAGCGTTTTTTCAGGGAAGCTGTGGAGGCCATCCGGCACAGCCCTCTGGCCGATCACAAAAAAATGGTGGCACAAGACAAAAATTTCCTCGCACCCGGCGGGCTGGTATCGGATCCCATCTCCGCCATATCCCTGGGTTTGGCCCTCATGTTCGGCACCGCAGGCCTGCCGCATATCCTCATGCGCTTTTTTACCGTCGGGAATGCCAGGGAAGCCAGAAAATCGGTATTCTACGCAACTGGGTTTATCGGTTACTTCTACATTCTGACCTTCATCATCGGCTTTGGGGCCGTGCTGCTGGTTGCGCCGAACTCGCACTACATGGATAGCGTCAAGGGCATTCTGGTAGGTGGCAACAATATGGCCGCCATTCACCTGGCCCACGCCACGGGAGGCGACCTCTTCCTTGGATTCATCTCCGCCGTGGCCTTCGCCACCATCCTGGCGGTGGTGTCCGGTCTGACCTTGTCCGGAGCCTCCGCCGTTTCCCACGACATTTATGCCAATGCCATCTGTAAGGGTCAGGCCGATGAAAAAAAGGAGATACTGATCTCGAAAATTGCCGCCCTGGTCATCGGTTGTGTCGCCATTTATCTCGGCATACAGTTCGAGAAACAAAACGTGGCCTTCATGGTGGGTCTGGCGTTTGCCATCGCCGCCAGCGCCAACTTCCCGATCCTTTTCCTCTCCATCCATTGGCGGGGGTTGACCACCCGGGGAGCAGTGATCGGAGGCACCCTGGGTTTGGTCTCCACGGTCGTCATGGTGCTGCTCTCCAAAACCGTATGGGTGGACGTGTTCAAATATCCGGCGCCGCTTTTCCCATACAAGGATCCGGCCATATTTTCCATGTCCCTGGCCTTCCTGGCCACCTGGTTTTTCTCCATCACAGATCGCAGCGAGCGCGCCAAGAACGAAAAGTTGGCCTACGAGGCACAACTCGTCCGGTGTGAAACGGGTATTGGCTCGGTCGGTGCCTCCAAGCACTGA